The following nucleotide sequence is from bacterium.
TTTTTTAATGTTTTGAATTTTGAATTTTGAATTTTGAATCTCTCCCTCCATCTCTACAATCTGCTTGATATTTTCCAAAAACCATTTATCTATCTTACTCAATTCATAGATTTCATCCACAGTCATCCTGTGTTGCAGGGCATATCTAATGTAAAATAGCCTTTTTGAATTCGGGACAATGAGGTTTTTCTTAATTTCTGCTAAATCTTGAGGTTTATCTTTGCCATCAGCACCAAGACCAAATTTACCTATTTCCAGAGACCGCAGTCCTTTTTGAAGTGCCTCTTTAAATGTCCGTCCGATAGCCATTGCCTCACCAACAGATTTCATCGAAGTGGTTAAAACATCCTCTGCCTGAGGGAATTTTTCAAAGGTAAATCTTGGGATTTTGACCACGCAATAGTCAATAGTCGGTTCAAAAGAGGCTGGTGTTTTTTTGGTAATGTCATTTGGGATTTCATCTAAGGTATAGCCAACGGCTAATTTAGCCGCCATCTTAGCAATAGGAAAGCCGGTGGCTTTTGAGGCTAATGCAGAACTCCTTGAAACACGGGGATTTATTTCAATCACCATCATTTTACCATTATCAGGATTCACTGCAAATTGAATATTTGACCCACCAGTCTCTACGCCAATTTCACGGATGATAGCAATAGCCGCATCCCGCATCAATTGATATTCTTTATCTGAGAGAGTTTGAGCCGGGGCAACTGTGATTGAATCACCTGTATGAACACCCATTGGGTCAAAATTCTCGATAGAACAGATAATCACCACATTATCTTTGATATCACGCATCACCTCTAACTCATATTCCTTCCAGCCAAGAACAGATTCTTCAATCAATATCTCTGAAATCATACTTGCCTCCAGACCGGTTGAGGCTATCTTTTCAAACTCTTCAATGTTGTAGGCAATTCCTCCACCTGTCCCACCTAAAGTAAAGCTTGGTCGGATAATTATTGGGAAACCAATTTCCTGGGCGATGTTTTTAGCCTCATTCAGATTGTAGGCTAACCCACTTCTGGGCACCGCAAGACCAATTTTTAACATCGCCTGTTTGAATTGACTTCTATCTTCAGCCTTTTTAATCGCCTGGTAATTCGCACCAATCATCTCTACCTTGAATTTTTTAAGGATTCCCATCTCGCATACCTTAACCGCGACATTAAGTCCTGTCTGACCACCAAGTGTTGGTAAAATGGCATCAGGTCGCTCAATCTCTATGATTTTACCCACAACCTCCGGCGTAATAGGCTCAATATAGGTTTGGTCAGCCATTTGCGGGTCAGTCATAATGGTCGCAGGATTTGAATTGACCAGAATGACCTTGTAGCCTTCCTCTCTTAAAGCCTTACAGGCCTGTGTCCCGGAGTAGTCAAATTCACAGGCTTGTGAAATAATAATCGGTCCTGAACCAATAATTAATATCTTATGTATATCTGTTCGTTTTGGCATAATATTTCCTTTTTGTAACTGTTCACCGCAGAACACAGAGACGCAGAGAAAAAAATTAAAATTTATTGGTAACTATTCAGCCACAGATGAACACAGATGAAACACTGATTTTATTTTTTATCCGTGCTAATCCGTGTTAATCAGTGGCTGAATAGTTACAAAATACTTAGCAATAATTTTCGCATCAAAATTATTCCTTCTCTCCCCTTACATTTAATATAACTTCCTGTATATGTTGATATTGATTCAACATCTCTGGCCGTTCTAAAACCTCTGCAAATTCCTTAAGCCAATCATTTATGTAATCCATATTGAGATGTTCATATTGTTCGGTGAGTATTCCTTCAATATCTTGCCAATCTTGTGGTCGGCTGGCGACAGCTTTTTGAATAATCAAATCTTCTGGTGAACAAATCCAAACCTTTAACTCATTTATGTCGCAAGATATGGCACGAGTGATAATATTTTCCTCATAACCTGGTACTGCCAGCAAAAAATCAACAATAACTTCATCTATTTTCGTATCCACAATCAATGGATTTTCCAGAATATGTGGACGGGCACGCTCTGAAAAAGCAGAACGAATGATCGCACGAACAGATGAATAATCAGTATCCGTCACTAAGACCTTAATA
It contains:
- a CDS encoding nucleotidyltransferase yields the protein MERQLLPVLHKAITLLEEYGYRYAVIGGLAVSKWGWTRATYDVDIKVLVTDTDYSSVRAIIRSAFSERARPHILENPLIVDTKIDEVIVDFLLAVPGYEENIITRAISCDINELKVWICSPEDLIIQKAVASRPQDWQDIEGILTEQYEHLNMDYINDWLKEFAEVLERPEMLNQYQHIQEVILNVRGEKE